cgggtgccgccgcgggggtgaaggcggggcgcgcgggtatCGTGCTCGCGGTTCCCGCGGgcgtgacggcggcggtgttggTGGAGTTCCCGAGGATGGGCTTCCGGTCCTGGGTCCGAGGGGTGCGGCCCTTCGTGATCTTGGCGATCTCGGCGAGGGGGTTGACGCTCTTGCCCACGGACCTCCAgttcgtcgcgtcctccgaCATGAGGATCTCATCGGAGTCGCTGTCGTCGCCCATGACGACGGTGGTCACGGGCAACAGTCGGTGGAGGCAGGCGCGCGGAGAAgtgcgggggcgggggtgccCACTATCATTCAAAAAAGGTGGCACCCCCCCGCCTGCTGGAAGATGGTGGAGAGAGCGCCCGATTTGTCCTGCCAAGACCGTTATCGTGCGTTCAGTCTCGGACAAAAAAAAAGTCGGCCCTGGGATTTTCTCGTTGAGATGTGCTGGAAAAAACCCGCATAATAAACCTTGGTCTGTGAGGATGAGTCACAAATATCGCGTCATCCTCTTTCCCCCAAGGGTCCTTTGTCGTTCCCTTTCGTCCACGTTTTTCTGCGCGGAGTGCCATTGGCTGATCGGAAAAAATCCAGTGTCCTCCACCAATCACAGCGCGTTATGAACAAGTAGGTTGCCGAGGACGTATCCCGAAACGCGTTTGAAACCTGACACTGACACTGGTGGACACTGATCTTAGGTTCGttacctcgtcgtcgcgtgcggcAAAGCGCACCGCACCGTCCTATCGGCGCACAAGAACGCGAACCGCCCCGCACGACAAGGACCACAGGTCGAACACCCCCGCCGACCCCGATCGCCGGAAACATGGCTGTCACGAAGAAAGCCAAGTCCATCGCCGAGAAGCTCGTCCCCATCTCGCCGGAATTCTACGACTCGCAGAAGGATGAGGACCTTATCGCGGACAAGAAAGTCCTGTTCCCGTTCAACGCGTTCCTCCTTTTCTCGCAGTGGGTCGCGTTCATCATTTTGATGGTGTGGTACGCCTCGTCCGCCAACTACACTCGGGACTTCACACTGCAGACCGACTGGGACTACGGGCGCGGGACGTACAACTGCACCCCCATGATGGTCGATGAATACTGGGGAAATAAGTTCAACTTCGACACGTGCCAGGAACTGGCGCGCCCGCCCAAAATTTCGACCCCGCCCAACAACGCTACTGACTCCGTCATCTGGGTCGAAGATGCTCAGGCTTGGAAGTACGTACCCTTCGCCTTCATGCCGGACAAACCCGCGATCATGCATCCCGACACATGGAAACCGTCTGGCGGCATTTACAAAGGCAACCCCGAGGCACTCACGGCGAGGAAGGCCTTCAGCGAAGAGCTGAAGACGAAAAACACGTGCAAGTCCGATGGCCGTTATGCTACGTCCGATGCTCAGGCCACTCTCGGGGATTCTGGTTATACCAACTGTCCCAGCGATGAGCAAACCGCAGATGGATCGTGCATTTGGTACATCAAGAAAGACTCGACCTGGACGCCACCCTCCGGCTCTGGTGGCTCTGGTGGCTCTGGTGGCTCTGGTGGCTCTGGTGGCTCTGGTGGCTCTGGTGGCTCTGGTCACTCTGGTCGCAAACTTCTCGCCGCATGCGAGGTCACCCAAGCCGAAGCCTTGGACATGTTCAAGCTCTTCTACGACAAGACCTACATGTGCCAGAACTTCAAGAATAACGTGCCGTTTGCTTGCGAGGCAATGCTTCCGATTCCCATCAGCCAGGTATTCTCCCTCGCCTACGCCAACTCCCTTCTGCTGTACACCGTGTTCAGCGCAATCTGCGTCAAgatcttcttcgccgccaagaaggaaCCCGAGGGCGAatccgccgcgaaggcgaaCGGCGAGAACAAAGTATGAGCTCGAAAAGCTGGAGAAGGACGACCTGTCACTCAGCAACAATCGCAGCTCCCCGCACACGCCGTGAACTCGAAAAGTTCACGCGCGGAGCCGGAGACGGAGCGCCGCTGTCTTTTCACAATAATCATTACCACGTGTAATGTCACATACCCTGCTTTGACATAtcgaacgcgccgtcgccacgccCTCCATCACCTCCACACCTTCACCGCGGTGTCC
This DNA window, taken from Micromonas commoda chromosome 2, complete sequence, encodes the following:
- a CDS encoding predicted protein yields the protein MAVTKKAKSIAEKLVPISPEFYDSQKDEDLIADKKVLFPFNAFLLFSQWVAFIILMVWYASSANYTRDFTLQTDWDYGRGTYNCTPMMVDEYWGNKFNFDTCQELARPPKISTPPNNATDSVIWVEDAQAWKYVPFAFMPDKPAIMHPDTWKPSGGIYKGNPEALTARKAFSEELKTKNTCKSDGRYATSDAQATLGDSGYTNCPSDEQTADGSCIWYIKKDSTWTPPSGSGGSGGSGGSGGSGGSGGSGGSGHSGRKLLAACEVTQAEALDMFKLFYDKTYMCQNFKNNVPFACEAMLPIPISQVFSLAYANSLLLYTVFSAICVKIFFAAKKEPEGESAAKANGENKLPAHAVNSKSSRAEPETERRCLFTIIITTCNVTYPALTYRTRRRHALHHLHTFTAVSLPHVTSIPRIPAVDCPCDVKNT